A single Crateriforma conspicua DNA region contains:
- a CDS encoding iron-containing alcohol dehydrogenase, whose product MQPFDIQQRTRFVFGDGSLDQLGDITAQISAGQGPRARKVMVVCDPGLIDAGHFDHAMGLLQSSGLETASFHDFGENPTSDMVDAGVRCTADFQPDVLVGLGGGSSMDCCKGINFVYCCGGSIHDYAGVGKATTDLLPMIAVPTTAGTGSESQSFALISDAKTHVKMPCGDPRAACRVALLDPTLTLTQPASVTALTGIDALSHAIETYVTKRRNEMSITYSRRAFGMLASGFPRVLDDPNDLEARSQMQLGASLAGMAIETSMLGAAHATANPLTARHGIAHGQAVGLMLPAVIRLNGQQHQQWYAELLRELDLPPSDQSPSDRLADLVQQWVRRAGLATNLADLAIPSGQIDEFADDALRQWTGTFNPIALDADNVRSLYLDVAE is encoded by the coding sequence ATGCAACCATTCGACATTCAACAGCGCACACGCTTCGTCTTTGGTGATGGCTCGTTGGATCAACTGGGCGATATCACGGCACAGATTTCGGCGGGGCAGGGTCCTCGCGCCCGCAAAGTGATGGTTGTCTGTGATCCTGGGTTGATTGATGCCGGACATTTCGATCATGCGATGGGATTGCTGCAGTCGTCAGGTCTGGAGACCGCTTCATTCCACGACTTCGGTGAAAACCCCACCTCCGACATGGTCGACGCAGGGGTACGGTGCACGGCAGATTTTCAACCGGATGTCTTGGTCGGACTCGGTGGCGGGAGCAGCATGGACTGTTGCAAGGGAATCAATTTCGTTTACTGCTGTGGTGGATCCATCCACGACTACGCGGGTGTCGGAAAAGCGACCACGGATTTATTGCCCATGATCGCGGTGCCGACGACAGCGGGCACCGGCAGCGAGAGCCAGTCGTTTGCTTTGATCAGCGACGCCAAGACGCACGTCAAAATGCCGTGCGGCGATCCCCGCGCGGCTTGCCGTGTCGCCTTGCTGGACCCAACGTTGACCCTGACCCAACCGGCCAGCGTGACCGCGTTGACGGGGATTGATGCGCTGTCGCACGCGATAGAAACGTACGTCACCAAACGGCGGAACGAGATGTCGATCACGTACAGCCGACGAGCCTTTGGGATGCTGGCGTCGGGATTCCCACGCGTGCTGGACGATCCGAACGACCTGGAGGCACGCAGCCAAATGCAATTGGGGGCCAGCTTGGCTGGCATGGCCATCGAAACGTCGATGTTGGGCGCCGCTCATGCAACGGCGAACCCACTGACCGCACGTCACGGAATCGCCCACGGCCAAGCGGTCGGGCTGATGTTGCCGGCGGTGATCCGCTTGAACGGGCAACAGCATCAACAGTGGTATGCGGAACTGTTGCGCGAATTGGATCTGCCGCCATCGGACCAAAGCCCGTCGGATCGACTGGCCGACTTGGTACAGCAATGGGTCCGGCGTGCGGGGTTGGCGACCAACCTAGCGGACTTGGCAATTCCCAGCGGCCAGATCGACGAATTTGCCGACGACGCACTGCGACAATGGACCGGTACCTTCAACCCGATCGCCTTGGATGCGGACAACGTCCGATCGCTGTATCTGGATGTCGCCGAGTGA
- a CDS encoding M20 family metallopeptidase: MTSSPFQPARSAAVGQCCELLDSLIRYPTISHTSNVDIHGHIADVLSELGFRVENSTYIDAQGVTKSNLVAVRPPVPASTTDAAGPSHGSLPPVDSSFPTESGFAYFCHTDVVPADGWDGPGGDPFTPVITDGQMYGRGTCDMKGSLAVMIQTLRGIAADEQRAPIWVVCTADEEVGFQGAQHLVQHSGAYRQLVEAQPLAVIGEPTGLAVYHAHKGITGFTLTSQGRAGHSSTRDGINANIAMVPLLDKLLEIYHRTESDTRYQNDQFDPPTLSWNFGVSDSMNVVNITPPRCKAWCSLRPMPGIDGEDLIDEVRTLAEAQGVQFTRHPGCPPFWCEADQPHIRQLASITGTQPATVCYGTDGGVLTELRSRVVLGPGDIAQAHTSDESISIRQIADGIERFNQIVRHWTC; this comes from the coding sequence ATGACCTCATCCCCTTTTCAGCCCGCCCGTTCCGCCGCCGTCGGCCAATGCTGTGAATTGTTGGATTCGCTGATTCGCTATCCGACGATCAGCCACACCAGCAACGTGGACATCCACGGCCACATCGCTGACGTCCTGTCGGAACTGGGGTTTCGTGTTGAAAACAGCACCTATATCGACGCACAAGGTGTCACTAAATCCAACCTCGTGGCGGTCAGGCCGCCAGTCCCCGCATCGACGACCGACGCGGCGGGACCATCCCACGGCTCCTTGCCGCCCGTTGATTCGTCGTTCCCCACCGAATCGGGATTCGCGTATTTCTGTCACACCGATGTGGTCCCCGCCGACGGCTGGGACGGACCCGGCGGTGATCCGTTCACGCCCGTCATCACCGACGGCCAGATGTATGGCCGCGGGACCTGTGACATGAAAGGATCATTGGCCGTCATGATCCAAACGTTGCGTGGGATTGCCGCGGATGAACAGCGGGCGCCGATCTGGGTGGTCTGCACGGCGGACGAAGAAGTGGGTTTCCAGGGTGCCCAGCACTTGGTCCAGCACAGCGGCGCGTACCGCCAACTGGTCGAAGCCCAACCGCTGGCTGTGATCGGCGAACCGACCGGCCTTGCGGTCTATCACGCTCACAAAGGCATCACCGGATTCACACTGACCAGCCAGGGCAGGGCGGGGCACAGCAGCACGCGCGACGGCATCAACGCCAACATCGCCATGGTGCCATTGCTGGACAAGCTGCTGGAAATCTATCACCGCACCGAATCAGACACGCGGTACCAAAACGATCAGTTCGATCCGCCGACGCTGTCTTGGAACTTCGGCGTCAGCGATTCCATGAATGTGGTCAACATCACGCCGCCCCGGTGCAAGGCTTGGTGTTCGCTTCGGCCGATGCCGGGGATTGATGGCGAAGATTTGATCGACGAAGTTCGCACACTGGCCGAAGCACAGGGCGTGCAGTTCACACGGCATCCGGGATGTCCGCCGTTTTGGTGCGAAGCCGATCAGCCCCACATTCGCCAACTGGCATCGATCACCGGCACGCAACCGGCGACGGTTTGCTATGGGACCGACGGCGGTGTGCTGACCGAACTGCGATCACGTGTTGTTCTAGGCCCCGGCGACATCGCCCAAGCACACACCAGTGACGAATCGATTTCGATTCGGCAAATCGCCGATGGCATCGAACGGTTTAACCAGATCGTCCGCCACTGGACGTGTTGA
- a CDS encoding ferritin: MHQEIQDAFNDHLNAEFYSSYLYLSMMNYFAAENWDGMASWMQLQADEERMHAMKFVDHINERGGRVILQQIDTPKIEFGSVLEAFEDSYQHECLVTRKINQLVDLAAKHSDHAAIAFLQWFVSEQVEEESTVLSIVEKLRKVGDNPMGLLMIDDQVGQRTGSDSEGDAG; this comes from the coding sequence GTGCACCAAGAAATCCAAGACGCGTTTAACGATCACCTGAACGCCGAGTTTTATTCGTCGTATCTTTACCTTTCGATGATGAACTACTTTGCCGCCGAAAACTGGGACGGCATGGCGTCCTGGATGCAACTGCAAGCCGACGAAGAACGCATGCATGCGATGAAGTTCGTCGACCACATCAACGAACGTGGCGGCCGAGTCATCTTGCAACAGATCGATACCCCGAAAATCGAATTCGGCAGCGTGCTGGAAGCTTTCGAAGACAGCTACCAACACGAGTGCCTGGTCACCCGAAAGATCAACCAATTGGTGGACTTGGCGGCCAAGCATAGTGACCACGCGGCGATTGCATTCCTGCAGTGGTTCGTCAGCGAGCAGGTCGAAGAAGAATCGACGGTGCTGTCGATCGTTGAAAAGCTTCGTAAAGTCGGCGACAACCCGATGGGCCTGTTGATGATCGATGACCAAGTGGGTCAACGCACCGGTTCGGATTCCGAAGGCGATGCCGGCTGA
- a CDS encoding prenyltransferase/squalene oxidase repeat-containing protein encodes MSNLEPSIDSSKSSAGPSVPNGSPADASPPTPPLVPPPPPTSHQGRRKQSATTGEPPLPPPPTGVGSAKGVRWRGELDELPDPAATKAKPHTPATPAAKASPSASAAPPKGDSPDADADSAAAEPSGEAEEPKEDLSKKAPPWLISMIVHLILLVILGLISTPVGEGLGTVMMVLGDSTGDSFDALAEFSIDPVDALSDAESEFIEDAPIDFDTPLEFDSLKVDQPKDPTEANIGVGPMVQVTNPMFGGRRGATKAELMKRYGGTPQTAEAVDSGLAWLKRQQMDNGAWSMRGPYRDGVRNENKIAATSMALLAFMGDGNTHREGTYADEVLKGLKFLTKEQRRDGFFCQKVVSGDDEQAYAQAQATIAVCEAYAMTGDSWLKPYAQASLDYCSDAQSATGGWRYRFRDIEGDLSVTGWYVMAFQSGRAAPDLTIDDKVWYGIDRFMDTVSLGAGSAYGYLPGYGETPSMNAEGLLIRQYTGWQREHRSMQRGVKNLLDNYMFDIDQSDVYYWYYATQVLHHYGTSAWSLWNNRMREALPQAQTKRGREKGSWAPQGDKWGDRAGGRLYTTCLSLYCLEVYYRHMPLYDMWEETP; translated from the coding sequence ATGTCGAATCTCGAACCTTCGATCGACTCGTCCAAATCGTCGGCCGGACCATCGGTCCCCAACGGCTCCCCCGCCGATGCGTCGCCGCCAACGCCGCCGCTGGTCCCACCGCCGCCGCCGACATCCCATCAAGGCCGACGCAAACAATCCGCCACGACGGGCGAACCACCGTTGCCGCCCCCGCCCACCGGTGTCGGTTCGGCCAAAGGCGTCCGCTGGCGGGGCGAACTCGACGAACTGCCCGATCCGGCCGCGACGAAAGCGAAGCCTCATACGCCGGCGACCCCCGCAGCCAAGGCGTCACCATCGGCATCTGCCGCGCCACCCAAAGGTGACTCTCCGGATGCCGATGCCGATTCGGCCGCCGCTGAACCGTCCGGCGAAGCCGAAGAGCCCAAAGAAGACCTGTCCAAGAAAGCCCCGCCGTGGCTGATCAGCATGATCGTGCACCTGATCTTGCTGGTCATCTTGGGTTTGATCAGCACACCGGTCGGCGAAGGCTTGGGCACCGTGATGATGGTGCTGGGCGATTCCACCGGTGATTCGTTCGATGCATTGGCAGAGTTTTCGATCGATCCGGTCGACGCACTCAGTGACGCCGAATCGGAATTCATCGAAGACGCCCCCATCGATTTTGACACGCCGCTGGAATTCGATTCACTGAAAGTCGACCAACCGAAGGATCCGACCGAGGCAAACATCGGTGTCGGCCCGATGGTCCAGGTCACCAATCCGATGTTCGGTGGACGCCGCGGGGCGACCAAAGCGGAATTGATGAAACGATACGGTGGAACCCCGCAAACCGCCGAAGCGGTGGACTCGGGTTTGGCTTGGCTGAAACGTCAACAAATGGACAACGGCGCCTGGAGCATGCGGGGGCCTTATCGCGACGGCGTGCGAAACGAGAACAAGATCGCGGCGACTTCGATGGCGTTGCTGGCCTTCATGGGCGACGGCAACACGCACCGGGAAGGAACCTATGCGGATGAAGTCCTGAAGGGCTTGAAGTTCTTGACCAAGGAACAGCGTCGTGACGGGTTCTTTTGTCAGAAAGTCGTCAGCGGTGATGACGAACAGGCCTACGCCCAAGCCCAAGCAACCATCGCGGTTTGCGAAGCCTATGCGATGACGGGCGATTCATGGCTGAAGCCCTACGCTCAAGCGTCGCTGGATTACTGCAGCGACGCCCAATCGGCGACCGGCGGTTGGCGTTACCGCTTCCGCGACATCGAAGGCGACCTTTCGGTGACCGGTTGGTACGTGATGGCTTTTCAAAGCGGTCGCGCGGCACCTGATTTGACGATCGACGACAAGGTCTGGTACGGCATCGACCGGTTCATGGACACGGTGTCCTTGGGCGCCGGATCAGCCTACGGCTACTTGCCCGGCTATGGTGAAACACCATCGATGAACGCCGAGGGGTTGCTGATTCGGCAATACACCGGCTGGCAACGCGAACACCGTTCGATGCAACGCGGTGTCAAAAACTTGTTGGACAACTACATGTTCGACATCGACCAGTCGGACGTTTATTACTGGTACTACGCGACCCAGGTATTGCACCACTACGGCACGTCCGCTTGGTCGCTGTGGAACAACCGCATGCGTGAAGCGTTGCCTCAAGCGCAAACCAAACGCGGGCGAGAAAAAGGCAGTTGGGCACCACAGGGCGACAAGTGGGGCGACCGTGCCGGCGGACGACTGTACACGACCTGCCTCAGCCTGTATTGCCTGGAGGTCTATTACCGTCACATGCCGCTTTACGACATGTGGGAAGAAACGCCTTAG
- a CDS encoding tetratricopeptide repeat protein: MDSPDDSLQQKVPDPQPGKAVMEPKVQLERRQHLERAIRENHGNVDQFLELGRLYRDEHRPLEAKRVLAQAAKIFPDNNDVQWQLEEAILARSLQQFREANDLASRVNSAEADEELVRSQRDWIRQRIEICTGRLKRDASLKHLCVILSEAHFDAGDFQNAIDAVQPALNCDEYSPQAFLMRARSELALGESESALKSLRLCALRREIIAPPKIRLAALRLLCDTARTLGLTATLKHYEKALQDVQTELRSDATGS, translated from the coding sequence ATGGATTCCCCCGACGATTCGCTTCAGCAAAAGGTCCCCGACCCACAGCCCGGCAAGGCTGTGATGGAACCGAAGGTCCAGCTGGAACGACGTCAGCATTTGGAACGTGCGATTCGGGAAAACCACGGCAACGTCGACCAATTCCTGGAACTGGGACGGCTGTACCGTGACGAACATCGGCCGCTGGAAGCAAAGCGGGTACTGGCACAAGCCGCCAAGATTTTCCCCGATAACAATGACGTGCAGTGGCAGTTGGAAGAAGCCATTCTGGCTCGATCGCTGCAGCAGTTCCGCGAAGCCAACGACTTGGCCAGCCGAGTCAATTCGGCCGAAGCCGACGAAGAACTGGTTCGCAGTCAGAGGGATTGGATCCGACAACGCATTGAAATTTGCACCGGGCGTTTGAAACGCGATGCGTCGTTGAAGCACTTGTGTGTGATCCTTTCCGAAGCCCACTTTGACGCCGGTGATTTTCAAAACGCCATCGATGCCGTTCAGCCGGCGTTGAACTGTGATGAATATTCGCCTCAAGCATTTCTGATGCGTGCCCGCAGCGAACTTGCACTGGGGGAATCCGAATCAGCGCTGAAATCGTTGCGGCTGTGTGCGCTGCGGCGTGAAATCATCGCCCCACCGAAGATTCGCTTGGCGGCATTGCGTTTGTTGTGCGACACCGCTCGTACGCTGGGACTGACCGCGACGCTGAAGCACTATGAAAAGGCTCTGCAAGACGTTCAGACGGAACTGCGATCGGACGCGACCGGATCGTGA
- a CDS encoding DUF5658 family protein, whose translation MLTSQTFRSPLTPTLLISFAALLVAPTADAVEVAYRRDAKTVANSGLLFLDGQYIAPPYAVGWDLQSGLIVNGHELGRQYLGKPAEESSAGDSDAMPPRRRFFARMRSNRIQTLQQLSETINATLLGDARAVVVLEKGRHPIVLDSYEGSPELLLAIHTRTLGASLDEMLDSIVLTDTDRSQLAQFVTDLEITPALEDRVRYALDISDQIVLMNESNTEKAAVLDRYTYPLTIFAMICVACGFGHLLQHKPVLESTGDPQTDSSRQRTIVMRSLLIFVFLSAVDLIWTMLASHTGSMRELNPLGNGLLSNPTHLIAFKSAVVMMSAGILYVLHQRSVAQMASWWGCLVLTLLTARWLIFNSMFM comes from the coding sequence ATGTTGACGAGTCAAACATTTCGGTCGCCGCTGACCCCGACGCTGTTGATCAGTTTTGCCGCCCTGCTGGTTGCACCCACCGCCGATGCGGTGGAGGTTGCCTATCGCAGGGACGCCAAGACGGTGGCCAACTCGGGCCTCTTGTTTCTGGACGGCCAGTACATCGCACCGCCTTATGCGGTGGGTTGGGATCTTCAATCCGGCTTGATTGTCAATGGTCACGAACTGGGACGACAGTATCTGGGAAAGCCGGCGGAAGAGTCGTCGGCCGGCGATTCTGACGCAATGCCCCCGCGGCGTCGCTTTTTCGCCCGCATGCGCAGCAACCGCATTCAAACGTTGCAGCAGTTAAGCGAAACGATCAATGCCACGTTGCTAGGCGATGCTCGGGCAGTCGTCGTCCTTGAAAAAGGCCGCCATCCGATCGTATTGGATTCCTATGAAGGTTCGCCGGAGTTGCTGTTGGCGATTCACACCCGCACGCTCGGTGCTTCCTTGGATGAGATGTTGGATTCGATCGTCTTGACCGATACGGATCGTTCGCAATTGGCACAATTTGTCACCGATTTGGAGATCACGCCCGCGTTGGAAGACCGGGTTCGTTACGCGCTGGACATCTCGGATCAAATCGTCTTGATGAACGAATCGAATACGGAAAAGGCGGCCGTGTTGGATCGATACACTTATCCGCTGACGATTTTTGCGATGATCTGTGTCGCCTGTGGGTTCGGGCACTTGTTGCAACACAAACCGGTGTTGGAATCCACTGGTGATCCGCAAACCGATTCGTCACGCCAGCGTACGATCGTCATGCGATCGCTGTTGATTTTCGTGTTTCTGTCAGCGGTTGATTTGATTTGGACGATGTTGGCGTCGCACACCGGTTCGATGCGTGAATTAAATCCGTTGGGCAATGGTTTGTTAAGCAACCCGACGCACTTGATCGCCTTCAAATCTGCCGTGGTGATGATGTCGGCGGGAATCTTGTATGTGCTGCATCAACGATCGGTCGCACAGATGGCATCCTGGTGGGGATGTTTGGTGCTGACGTTGTTGACCGCTCGTTGGTTGATCTTCAACTCGATGTTCATGTAG
- a CDS encoding YceI family protein: MSLRMTLSAVACAAFFLNAPAGAEGLKLVPDDSKISFVGTKPDGKHDGGFKKFAADATLNPENPLDASLKVVIQTASLWSDNPKLTNHLKNPDFFDVRKYPEIRFESDKMVAGDEPRTGKMIGKLTMLGKTETVEVPVVCVAKSDGATLTAEFKIDRTKWGMTYGQGKIDNDVAIKATLKFVP; this comes from the coding sequence ATGTCGCTTCGTATGACGCTGTCCGCGGTTGCCTGTGCCGCGTTTTTCTTGAACGCTCCGGCCGGTGCCGAAGGTTTGAAATTGGTCCCCGATGATTCGAAGATCAGTTTTGTCGGCACCAAGCCCGACGGAAAGCACGACGGCGGATTCAAGAAATTCGCAGCCGACGCGACGCTGAATCCCGAAAATCCTCTGGACGCTTCGTTGAAAGTGGTCATCCAAACGGCCAGCCTGTGGTCGGACAATCCGAAACTGACCAACCACCTGAAGAACCCCGACTTTTTTGACGTTCGCAAGTACCCCGAGATCCGATTTGAATCGGACAAGATGGTGGCCGGCGATGAGCCGCGAACCGGAAAGATGATCGGGAAATTGACGATGCTGGGCAAAACGGAAACGGTCGAAGTCCCCGTGGTTTGTGTGGCCAAGTCGGACGGTGCCACACTGACGGCCGAATTCAAAATCGATCGTACCAAATGGGGCATGACCTACGGTCAAGGCAAGATCGACAACGACGTCGCCATCAAAGCGACTTTGAAGTTCGTTCCCTAG
- a CDS encoding FKBP-type peptidyl-prolyl cis-trans isomerase has product MLDSVRSNGNSSVAMRRFGFASFAVCLAITLVGCNVQTRSSSPGPIDADAPEEFSSTDSGLQYRILRKGNGNMPGPTSRVVVDYVGTLDNGIEFDSSYRRSDPTSFRLTDVVRGWTEGLQLVSEGGMIELKIPAEMGYGNSPPPGSGIPIGATLNFIVELHEIK; this is encoded by the coding sequence ATGCTTGATTCTGTACGTTCAAATGGCAATTCCAGCGTCGCGATGCGGCGATTCGGTTTTGCTTCATTCGCAGTTTGTCTGGCCATCACACTGGTCGGTTGTAACGTACAGACCCGCAGCAGCAGCCCGGGCCCGATCGATGCGGACGCTCCGGAAGAATTTTCGTCCACCGATTCGGGGCTGCAGTATCGGATCCTGCGTAAGGGCAACGGGAACATGCCGGGCCCGACCAGTCGCGTCGTCGTTGATTACGTGGGCACGTTGGACAACGGCATCGAGTTTGATAGCTCGTACCGTCGATCCGATCCGACGTCGTTTCGTCTGACCGATGTCGTTCGTGGCTGGACCGAAGGTCTGCAGCTGGTCAGCGAAGGCGGGATGATTGAGCTGAAGATCCCGGCGGAAATGGGTTATGGCAATTCGCCGCCACCCGGCAGCGGAATTCCGATCGGCGCGACGTTGAACTTCATCGTCGAATTGCACGAAATCAAGTAG
- the rplM gene encoding 50S ribosomal protein L13, with protein sequence MAKPGQVEQHWYHVDASDEVLGRLAGDIAVVLMGKHKPEYTPHVDCGDFVVVTNAEKVAMTGNKMSDRHYTWYTGYPGLHLESYGDRRDRKPEDLILHAVRRMLPKNKLAAKMLKKLKIYSGSEHPHTAQQPSELQRTSKKV encoded by the coding sequence ATGGCCAAACCCGGCCAAGTCGAACAACACTGGTATCACGTCGATGCATCGGACGAAGTCCTGGGCCGGCTGGCCGGCGACATCGCCGTCGTGCTGATGGGCAAGCATAAGCCGGAATACACACCGCACGTCGATTGTGGTGACTTCGTCGTCGTGACCAACGCCGAAAAAGTGGCCATGACGGGCAACAAGATGAGTGATCGGCACTACACGTGGTACACCGGCTATCCCGGGCTGCATCTGGAAAGCTATGGCGATCGTCGCGACCGCAAGCCGGAAGATCTGATTCTGCACGCCGTGCGTCGCATGCTGCCCAAGAACAAGTTGGCCGCAAAGATGCTGAAGAAGCTGAAGATCTACAGCGGCTCAGAGCATCCGCACACGGCTCAACAGCCTTCGGAATTGCAGCGAACCAGCAAAAAGGTCTGA
- the yaaA gene encoding peroxide stress protein YaaA produces the protein MLSILSPSKTLDFDSPVSLTGTTKIPFPDDSQQLASQLAEATPNALRDLMGISDSLAELNHQRFQDWEIPTARNGGRPAACAFQGDVYRGLKTDQWTPKQWDYAQDHLRILSGLYGVLRPKDLMLPYRLEMGTSLKTERGKDLYAFWGDKVRDRLIKSMETTGAKFLLNLASQEYLKAIGPKTFPFPIITPVFKENKDGEYKMITVFAKVARGTMASWAIRKKAKTPKKLQTFDADGYRYDAASSKESQPVFLRG, from the coding sequence ATGCTGTCGATTTTGTCGCCCTCGAAAACCCTGGACTTTGATTCGCCCGTCTCCCTCACTGGCACGACCAAGATCCCATTCCCCGACGACAGCCAACAACTGGCGTCACAACTGGCCGAAGCAACCCCGAATGCGCTTCGCGACCTGATGGGCATCAGCGATTCGTTGGCCGAATTGAATCACCAACGATTCCAAGACTGGGAGATCCCCACCGCACGAAATGGCGGTCGGCCGGCGGCGTGTGCCTTCCAAGGCGACGTCTATCGCGGGCTGAAAACGGACCAATGGACGCCCAAACAATGGGACTATGCCCAGGATCACCTTCGCATTTTGTCGGGACTGTACGGCGTGCTGCGTCCCAAGGACCTGATGCTTCCGTACCGATTGGAGATGGGCACGTCGCTGAAGACGGAACGCGGAAAAGACCTCTACGCGTTCTGGGGTGACAAGGTCCGGGACCGTTTGATCAAGTCGATGGAGACGACCGGTGCAAAGTTCCTATTGAACTTGGCATCCCAGGAATACCTGAAAGCGATCGGTCCAAAGACGTTTCCGTTCCCGATCATCACCCCCGTCTTCAAGGAAAACAAAGACGGCGAGTACAAGATGATCACGGTCTTTGCCAAAGTCGCACGAGGGACAATGGCATCGTGGGCGATTCGCAAAAAAGCGAAAACGCCAAAGAAACTGCAAACGTTCGACGCCGACGGTTATCGATACGATGCGGCTAGCAGCAAAGAAAGCCAACCGGTGTTTCTACGCGGCTAG
- the rpsI gene encoding 30S ribosomal protein S9 yields MVSIKKDKISGDCLGTGRRKSSVARVRIRSGSGKIVINRKPIEEYFANEQDVAAIRSTLDAVELGDKLDVFVRVSGGGMTGQSGAVRMGLARALTGYDESLHETLRDGNFLTRDSRMKERKKPGLRGARRGVQFSKR; encoded by the coding sequence ATGGTTTCCATCAAAAAGGACAAGATCAGCGGCGATTGCCTGGGCACCGGCCGACGCAAAAGCAGCGTCGCTCGTGTCCGTATCCGTTCCGGCAGCGGCAAAATCGTGATCAACCGTAAGCCGATCGAAGAGTATTTTGCCAACGAACAGGACGTTGCCGCGATCCGTTCGACCCTGGATGCCGTGGAATTGGGCGACAAGCTGGATGTGTTCGTGCGTGTCAGCGGCGGCGGAATGACCGGCCAAAGCGGTGCCGTCCGCATGGGCCTGGCTCGTGCCTTGACCGGATACGACGAATCGTTGCACGAAACCCTACGCGACGGCAACTTCCTGACTCGCGATTCGCGAATGAAGGAACGGAAGAAGCCCGGTCTGCGTGGTGCCCGTCGTGGCGTCCAGTTCAGCAAGCGTTAA
- the infA gene encoding translation initiation factor IF-1, with amino-acid sequence MGKKEEAFEVEGTVTQALANTRFRVQLETGNEVMAHVAGRMRKHFIRIVPGDKVRVELSPYDLTKGRITYRER; translated from the coding sequence TTGGGAAAAAAAGAAGAGGCCTTCGAAGTCGAAGGTACTGTCACGCAAGCCTTGGCAAACACTCGGTTCCGCGTGCAATTGGAAACAGGTAACGAAGTCATGGCGCACGTCGCCGGGCGCATGCGGAAGCACTTCATTCGGATCGTCCCCGGTGACAAGGTTCGCGTTGAACTGTCGCCCTACGATCTGACGAAGGGCCGAATCACCTATCGCGAACGCTAA